The Pseudomonadota bacterium DNA window AGCAGGATTTCTCCACCCACGACGGCAACAAGAAAGACACAGAAAATGATAAAGGCGTTGTGGTAATCCGCGCCGGGAATGCCGCCGATATTGATGCCCAAAAGCCCGGTCAGGAAACTGAGCGGCAGAAAGATTGCCGCCACCAGGGAAAGCACATACATCCGGGAATTCAACTGCTCCGACAGCCGGCTCAAGAGCTCCTCATGGGTTACGGTCAGGCCGTCCCGCGCCTGGTCGAGATCCTCGATATAGCGGGTCATGTGGTCATAGACCTCCCGGAGCCTGATCAGTTCTTTGCGGCCGAGCCAGGGCAATTCGTCGGTCTGGAGTCTGGCCAGGGCTTCCCGCTGCGGGGCCATGTATCTGCGGAGGCTGATGGCCTTTCGCCTGATCGTTGCGATCAATCCCCGCAGTTCATGGCTCTCGGCGACCAGCACCGTTTCTTCGATCTCGGCGACTTCATCCTCAACCTCATCGATCACATCCCCCATCCGCATCATCAGCCGGGCGGCGACATCGGCCAGAAAGCCTGCGGCGCTGGTCGGGCCTTTGCCTTTTCCAAGGTTATGGATAATGTCCTGCACCGACATCAATTCCCGCTTCCGGGTGGTGATGATCCGGTTTTTTTCAAGCCAGATCCGTAAAGAGACCAT harbors:
- a CDS encoding zinc transporter ZntB, encoding MPEEKKLVIAFILDAKGGGRKIGWDEIRTWTPAEGILWCHMDYTDPETRAYLVGKSGIEDVVAELLLAEETRPRSTFFEEGLLVALRGVNLNPGADPEDMVSLRIWLEKNRIITTRKRELMSVQDIIHNLGKGKGPTSAAGFLADVAARLMMRMGDVIDEVEDEVAEIEETVLVAESHELRGLIATIRRKAISLRRYMAPQREALARLQTDELPWLGRKELIRLREVYDHMTRYIEDLDQARDGLTVTHEELLSRLSEQLNSRMYVLSLVAAIFLPLSFLTGLLGINIGGIPGADYHNAFIIFCVFLVAVVGGEILLFKKKNWL